The proteins below are encoded in one region of Amycolatopsis magusensis:
- a CDS encoding TetR/AcrR family transcriptional regulator, translating into MLVWERPEPPERPVPAPLSRERIVRAAIQLADADGLEAVSLRKVAAALEVGPMRLYGYIATKDELLDLMLDAVYAEIRPVGDDWREVLRSLAETTRQAVLRHEWLADLIGGRPQLGPHALARGEAVLSALDGVDVDLAMPLVTAVDSYVIGAVRREIAERRAERATGMDEKRWQAALGPYLQRQLDTGELPALATVVRDAVHLTADETFRLGLDLLLDGIEARLRK; encoded by the coding sequence ATGTTGGTGTGGGAGCGGCCGGAGCCGCCCGAGCGACCGGTACCGGCCCCGTTGAGCCGGGAGCGGATCGTGCGCGCGGCGATCCAGCTGGCCGACGCGGACGGCCTGGAGGCGGTGTCCCTGCGCAAGGTCGCGGCGGCGCTGGAGGTCGGGCCGATGCGGCTGTACGGCTACATCGCCACCAAGGACGAGCTGCTCGACCTCATGCTCGACGCGGTCTACGCCGAAATCCGGCCGGTCGGGGACGACTGGCGTGAGGTGCTGCGCTCCCTCGCCGAAACCACCCGGCAGGCGGTTCTCCGGCACGAATGGCTTGCCGACCTGATCGGCGGACGGCCCCAGCTCGGGCCGCACGCGCTGGCCAGGGGAGAGGCCGTGCTGTCCGCGCTGGACGGCGTCGACGTGGACCTCGCCATGCCGCTGGTCACCGCGGTCGACTCGTACGTGATCGGCGCGGTGCGCCGCGAAATCGCCGAGCGGCGTGCCGAACGGGCCACCGGGATGGACGAGAAGCGCTGGCAGGCCGCGCTCGGGCCCTACCTGCAGCGGCAGCTCGACACCGGTGAACTCCCGGCGCTGGCCACGGTGGTGCGCGATGCCGTCCACCTGACCGCCGACGAGACCTTCCGGCTCGGCCTCGACCTCCTGCTGGACGGCATCGAAGCCCGTCTGCGGAAATAG
- a CDS encoding citryl-CoA lyase translates to MTTDAEVADWWATGITRMAPGVLELRGAPIQDLIGSTGLVATIWLMTRGGPPAPGEAELLEAAMVASVDHGPQAPSIAIARMTATCGVGINNAMASGVNALGDAHGGAGQQCVELLTEIVSRQDAGQSLDAATAQAISEHRYVPGFGHRFHPVDPRRAPLLALVDRAVEDGVVAGRHVRAARAVEARLNHGRGRPVPMNIDGATAVIYAELGFPPPLARGLFVLSRSVGILAHAWEETTQGRRNKGPIPRSILPTYRGGATDATGDLARAEPQPPR, encoded by the coding sequence ATGACCACGGACGCCGAGGTCGCCGACTGGTGGGCGACCGGTATCACCCGGATGGCGCCGGGGGTGCTGGAGCTGCGGGGCGCGCCGATCCAGGACCTCATCGGCTCCACCGGGCTGGTCGCGACGATCTGGCTGATGACCCGCGGTGGGCCGCCCGCACCGGGGGAGGCGGAGCTGCTGGAGGCGGCGATGGTCGCCTCCGTCGACCACGGCCCGCAGGCCCCGTCCATCGCCATCGCCCGGATGACCGCCACCTGCGGGGTCGGGATCAACAACGCCATGGCCTCCGGGGTGAACGCGCTCGGCGACGCCCACGGGGGAGCGGGGCAGCAGTGCGTCGAGCTGCTCACCGAGATCGTCAGTCGGCAGGACGCGGGGCAGTCCCTCGACGCGGCCACCGCCCAGGCGATCAGCGAACACCGCTACGTGCCGGGGTTCGGGCACCGGTTCCACCCGGTCGATCCACGCCGAGCCCCGCTGCTCGCCCTCGTCGACCGTGCCGTCGAGGACGGCGTCGTCGCGGGACGGCACGTGCGTGCCGCGCGTGCCGTCGAGGCACGGCTGAACCACGGCCGCGGCAGACCGGTGCCGATGAACATCGACGGCGCCACCGCGGTGATCTACGCCGAGCTGGGGTTCCCGCCGCCGCTGGCCCGCGGCCTGTTCGTGCTCAGCCGGAGCGTGGGAATCCTGGCGCACGCGTGGGAAGAGACCACGCAGGGCCGTCGCAACAAGGGGCCGATCCCGCGGTCGATCCTGCCGACCTACCGAGGAGGCGCCACCGATGCGACTGGCGATCTTGCACGGGCCGAACCTCAACCGCCTCGGTGA
- a CDS encoding AraC family transcriptional regulator gives MTEIRHLPRAPTRAQTLLAGSGIGAHRHDDHQIVYAAKGVLAITTDRGSWIAPATRAIWVPAGTVHAHHAHGELELHLVGLPATDNPLGLTEPSVLTVAPLLRELVLAYTGAPHEDSPERQRLRAVLLDQLRAAPQQPVHLPAPADPRLKALCAILHADPADNRTLATLGAQVGASDRTLTRLCKAELGMSFPQWRTQLRLYHALVLLADRTPVTTVAHTCGWSSTSAFIDVFRRAFGHTPGTHHHR, from the coding sequence ATGACGGAAATCCGCCACCTTCCGCGCGCGCCGACCCGGGCGCAGACACTGCTCGCCGGTTCCGGCATCGGCGCGCACCGGCACGACGACCACCAGATCGTCTACGCCGCGAAGGGCGTGCTGGCCATCACGACCGACCGCGGCTCGTGGATCGCGCCGGCCACCCGCGCCATCTGGGTACCGGCCGGGACCGTCCACGCCCACCACGCGCACGGCGAGCTCGAACTGCACCTGGTGGGCCTGCCCGCGACGGACAACCCGCTGGGCCTGACCGAGCCGAGCGTGCTCACCGTCGCCCCGTTGCTGCGGGAACTGGTCCTCGCCTACACGGGCGCACCACACGAGGATTCCCCTGAGCGGCAACGATTGCGGGCGGTCCTGCTCGACCAGCTCCGTGCCGCGCCGCAACAACCCGTCCACCTGCCGGCGCCGGCCGATCCGCGGCTCAAGGCGCTGTGCGCGATCCTGCACGCCGATCCGGCAGACAACCGCACCCTCGCCACCCTCGGCGCCCAGGTCGGCGCGAGCGACCGCACCCTGACGCGGCTGTGCAAAGCCGAGCTGGGCATGAGCTTCCCGCAGTGGCGCACCCAGCTGCGGCTCTACCACGCCCTCGTCCTGCTGGCCGACCGCACACCGGTCACCACCGTGGCGCACACCTGCGGCTGGT
- a CDS encoding dihydrofolate reductase family protein, whose amino-acid sequence MRSVTYSMGVSLDGYFVGPDGGFNWTTPSDEVFRHSIEEIKEVGVHLLGRRLYETMLYWETAEQDTFDDLRLEWAGLWNPLPKVVFSSTLSSVQGQARLASGSLAEEIERLRAEPGEGSIALGGATLATEAAALDLIDEYLVRVFPVLLGGGRPFFPQGERRVDLELVDTRTFESGVVHLRHRVLR is encoded by the coding sequence ATGCGCAGCGTGACCTATTCGATGGGCGTTTCACTGGACGGCTACTTCGTCGGGCCGGACGGCGGCTTCAACTGGACCACGCCCAGCGACGAGGTCTTCCGCCATTCCATCGAGGAGATCAAGGAGGTCGGCGTCCACCTGCTGGGGCGGCGGCTGTACGAGACGATGCTGTACTGGGAGACCGCCGAGCAGGACACCTTCGACGACCTGAGGCTCGAGTGGGCCGGGCTCTGGAATCCGCTGCCCAAGGTGGTGTTCTCGTCCACGTTGTCGTCGGTGCAGGGCCAAGCCCGCCTGGCGTCCGGCAGCCTGGCCGAGGAGATCGAGCGGTTGCGAGCCGAGCCGGGGGAGGGCTCCATCGCCCTCGGCGGCGCGACCCTCGCCACCGAGGCGGCCGCGCTGGACCTGATCGACGAGTACCTGGTCCGGGTCTTCCCGGTGCTGCTCGGCGGCGGCCGGCCGTTCTTCCCCCAGGGCGAGCGACGGGTGGATCTCGAACTCGTCGACACCCGCACCTTCGAATCGGGTGTGGTCCACCTCCGCCACCGGGTGCTCCGCTAG
- a CDS encoding FAD-dependent oxidoreductase: protein MTIAIVGAGLGGLTLARMLHLNGIDAVVYEREPARDARSQGGMLDIHSGQRALREAGLIDQFYEIARGEGQDMRLLEPDGTLLLQENTPDDAPLARPEVDRADLRDLLLDSLPEDAVRWGRAFESAGEGVLRFTDGSSTAYDLLVGADGANSRVRALLTDARPAHIGQNSVEIGIPDIDRTYPDLAAMVGRGNYWVLGDGKSLAAQRNGDGRVRIGLNFYRTGEDFFATSGIPFDDPAAARARLIELFDGWDARFTALIAACDDTVAPRALTTLPIGLTWPSAPDVTLVGDAAHLMPPVGEGANMALLDGAVLGLALAAHPDDFPAAVKEYEQEMFERTSAAARDSAEIQELLEAPDASRRMLAFFQPN, encoded by the coding sequence ATGACCATCGCCATCGTCGGAGCCGGCCTCGGCGGCCTGACCCTCGCCCGGATGCTGCACCTGAACGGCATCGACGCCGTCGTCTACGAGCGGGAGCCCGCACGCGATGCGCGCAGCCAGGGCGGCATGCTCGACATCCACTCCGGCCAGCGCGCGCTGCGCGAGGCCGGGCTGATCGACCAGTTCTACGAAATCGCCCGCGGGGAAGGCCAGGACATGCGCCTTCTCGAACCGGACGGAACTCTGCTGCTCCAAGAGAACACGCCCGACGACGCCCCACTCGCGCGACCCGAGGTCGACCGCGCCGATCTGCGTGACCTGCTGCTGGACTCGCTCCCCGAGGACGCGGTGCGCTGGGGCCGCGCGTTCGAGTCCGCCGGCGAAGGCGTGCTGCGTTTTACCGACGGCAGCAGTACGGCCTACGACCTGCTGGTCGGCGCGGACGGCGCGAACTCGCGGGTCCGTGCGCTGCTCACCGACGCCCGGCCGGCGCACATCGGCCAGAACTCCGTGGAGATCGGCATTCCCGACATCGACCGCACGTACCCCGACCTCGCGGCGATGGTCGGGCGCGGCAACTACTGGGTGCTCGGCGACGGGAAATCACTGGCGGCACAACGCAACGGCGACGGCCGCGTGCGCATCGGCCTCAACTTCTACCGCACCGGCGAGGACTTCTTCGCCACCAGCGGGATCCCGTTCGACGACCCGGCCGCCGCCCGGGCGCGGCTGATCGAACTGTTCGACGGCTGGGACGCCCGGTTCACCGCGCTGATCGCGGCCTGCGACGACACGGTCGCGCCACGGGCGCTCACCACGCTCCCGATCGGCCTGACCTGGCCGTCGGCCCCGGACGTCACGCTGGTCGGCGACGCCGCGCACCTGATGCCGCCGGTGGGGGAAGGCGCCAACATGGCCCTGCTCGACGGTGCCGTGCTCGGCCTGGCGCTGGCCGCGCACCCCGACGACTTTCCCGCCGCGGTCAAAGAATACGAACAGGAGATGTTCGAACGCACCAGCGCCGCCGCCCGGGACTCCGCGGAGATCCAGGAACTACTGGAAGCACCCGACGCCAGCCGGCGCATGCTCGCGTTCTTCCAGCCGAACTGA
- a CDS encoding MFS transporter — MWRNKSIILLSAGHACVDVYQGAVASLVPFFIAERAYGYAAASGIVLAASLLSSVVQPLFGALTDRWAMPWLLPVSTVLGGLGIALSGISGSYALTLAFVAVSGIGVAAYHPEAARVARVVSRGSHTAMGWFSLGGNLGFAAAPVLVAVVLVAGGLRLSPLLVVPALAGSVLCLPVLRALAAPARSAITAVKPHRSDDDRASFLRLSLAVVFRSVVFVGLSAFIALYAQQRTEGGTAAGTAALFLLYLGGAVGTVLGSRLANRWDRITVVRWSYLGTVGAVAGVVFVPGPAIYLFVALASAGLYIPFSLQITLAQDYLPTRVGTASGVTLGLTVSIGGIASPLIGTVADHGSLQLALAPLVALPALSWLVIRTLPEPSARYG, encoded by the coding sequence GTGTGGCGGAACAAATCGATCATCCTGCTCTCGGCCGGGCACGCCTGCGTCGACGTCTACCAGGGCGCGGTGGCCTCGCTCGTGCCGTTCTTCATCGCCGAGCGCGCCTACGGCTATGCCGCGGCTTCGGGCATCGTGCTCGCGGCGTCCCTGCTGTCCTCGGTGGTGCAACCGCTGTTCGGCGCGCTGACCGACCGGTGGGCCATGCCGTGGCTGCTGCCGGTGAGCACGGTCCTGGGCGGGCTCGGCATCGCGCTCAGCGGGATCAGCGGTTCCTACGCGCTGACGCTGGCGTTCGTGGCGGTGTCCGGCATCGGCGTCGCCGCCTACCACCCCGAAGCCGCCCGCGTCGCCCGCGTCGTCAGCCGCGGCAGCCACACCGCCATGGGCTGGTTCTCCCTCGGCGGCAACCTGGGCTTCGCCGCCGCACCCGTCCTCGTCGCCGTCGTGCTCGTCGCCGGTGGGCTGCGACTGTCCCCGCTGCTCGTCGTCCCGGCCCTGGCCGGGAGCGTGCTGTGCCTGCCCGTGCTGCGTGCACTGGCCGCACCCGCACGCTCCGCGATCACCGCGGTGAAACCGCACCGAAGCGACGACGACCGGGCGTCCTTCCTGAGGCTGTCCCTCGCCGTGGTCTTCCGCTCGGTGGTGTTCGTGGGTCTCAGCGCGTTCATCGCGCTCTACGCCCAGCAGCGCACCGAGGGCGGTACCGCGGCGGGCACCGCCGCCCTGTTCCTCCTCTACCTCGGCGGAGCCGTCGGCACCGTCCTCGGCAGCAGGCTCGCCAACCGCTGGGACCGGATCACCGTCGTGCGCTGGTCGTACCTGGGCACCGTCGGCGCCGTCGCCGGCGTGGTGTTCGTTCCCGGCCCGGCCATCTACCTGTTCGTCGCGCTGGCCTCCGCCGGGCTCTACATCCCGTTCTCCCTGCAGATCACGCTCGCCCAGGACTACCTGCCCACCCGGGTCGGCACCGCCAGCGGCGTCACCCTCGGCCTGACCGTCAGCATCGGCGGGATCGCCAGCCCGCTCATCGGCACGGTCGCCGACCACGGTTCGCTGCAGCTCGCGCTCGCCCCGCTGGTCGCCCTGCCCGCGTTGAGCTGGCTCGTCATCCGCACCCTGCCCGAACCCAGCGCCCGGTACGGCTAG
- a CDS encoding type II 3-dehydroquinate dehydratase, with protein sequence MRLAILHGPNLNRLGERDPAKYGVATLDDITRDVDATAARLDVTALHFQSNHEGALTEWVQDRQPAIDGYVVNPAGLASYGYAWLDALFDTGRPFAVVHISQWHAHDGKDRTDVFAAHAAVYLAGAGWRGYSLALDALVHRLREP encoded by the coding sequence ATGCGACTGGCGATCTTGCACGGGCCGAACCTCAACCGCCTCGGTGAACGCGACCCGGCCAAGTACGGGGTCGCGACCCTCGACGACATCACCCGCGACGTCGACGCGACCGCGGCCAGGCTCGACGTGACCGCGCTGCACTTCCAGTCGAACCACGAAGGCGCGCTCACCGAATGGGTCCAGGACCGGCAACCCGCCATCGACGGGTACGTGGTGAACCCCGCGGGCCTGGCTTCCTACGGCTACGCGTGGCTCGACGCGCTGTTCGACACCGGCCGCCCGTTCGCCGTCGTGCACATCTCGCAGTGGCACGCGCACGACGGCAAGGACCGGACCGACGTCTTCGCCGCCCACGCGGCCGTGTACCTGGCAGGCGCGGGCTGGCGTGGCTACTCGCTGGCGCTGGACGCCCTGGTCCACCGCCTGCGTGAGCCGTGA